The DNA sequence TTGTTTATTCTGGGCTTCGGAAGGACTGTCTCGCATGGTTTTACAGCCTCGGACATGAGATCGAGCCAGGAGTCAACCCACTAGGTCTGTCTCGACTCCGTCATGACAATGACATTTATTAACTGACAATCAATGCAGATTTCTTGATCGACATCTCTTCTGTTGATAATCGTACCCCTGAGAACGAAGAGGCCTTCATCGCCCGCGTCCTCTCACTAATCCAAGCTTGGAATACTCGCTCCCCAACTCATTGGGCCGATAATCTTGAAAAGGCATCCATGCGCAGCTCAACTTCCTCCATATCCATCAACCACCTTTCATCTCAAGGAAACAATCCCGCCAAGGTGTCAAGTAATGGGATAGGCGGAGATGGTACCTCGCGAGACACTGATGCTAGGGATGAGCAACGGCCAGGGTTATGGAAGCAAACAAAGGTGCTGACCGCCAGGGCGCATCGGAATGTGTACAGAAACGTGCCGCAGTTAGTCGGATTCGCAATACAGGCGGTGTTATTAGGAGTCATCATTGGTATAACATACTACCAGTTACCCGAAGTGAGTCTATACCTCTTGCGTTCTCAAGAGGATAACTAATGATCGGTTTCAGACACCCACCGGTATACAGAGTTTGAAAAACCTGAGTTTCCagctcataccaggtgtTTTTTATCTACAGCAGGTATTTTGTATGTCTAAGAGAGTGTCGTGAAAGAAAGTACCCTCTAACCAGATTGCAGGGATCTACAAGTTCTGTACTGACCTTGTCATTTTTGATCGAGAAAGGGAAGATCGCCTTTACGTATGTAATGCGCCGCCAAATAAATATATATGTCCCTAACCATGTGATATAGGACGTTGTCCCCTATGTTATCTCTGATTTCATTTCATATCTTATTCCCAGTATCTTATCACCCACCATCTATGTTGTTTTGGTCTATTTCATATCGAAACTCCGTACTGATAATCTGGCGGCAAATCTGTTTATCAGTATCGCATCTGTGCGTCCAGTTGTGGTTGTGCAAGTCATGGCATATTGACATAAAGTGATATAGACCATCCTTGTACAATTTACCACTCAGGGTTTGGCATTGCTCTCGGTGAGTAATCAACGAATGTCTTGTTGCAGGTCAGTTATTGATGAGCTATTTTAGGCCTCACTACTCAGGTCTTTTTCGGCGGCGTCCATGCTGGGAAATTCGCTGAATTTATTCCAAATGTAAGGCGTTTATTTGCTTGTATCTGAGTAATCTGGTACTGACAGTTACGCTATCAGTATGAGCTCCGGGTTCATATTGTAGGTCGCGCCCCAACTCTCCATGGGTGACGTTTTGCTCAGTTTTATTTCTTCAGGACAAATGTGCCGGTGTATGTGGCATGGATCAGATGGATAAGCTCTTACTTTTATTCCTTCCGTGAGCACCCTCTCTCTAGTCCGCATTGATGATATCTCAAACCATGCCCTAGGAATCGTTGCGACGACGCAGTTCAGAGACCGAGTGTTCGATTGCCCGGCAGAATCAAACGCCAATCTCAATCAAGTGAGCTATCTATATGATCCTGAAGTCGCATTTGTTAATGGTTATTTCGTTATAGTGTCTGGGAAACAACGTCTTGAATGGCCTCAACTTTGACTACACCATTAACATCGGAGCGTGGTTGGAGGATTGATTGGTCTGGCAATTATCGAATATGCTTTGGCATGTGTTGTTCTTTGGGGCTTGCCTGTTGGTGGAGTGAAACACGCCTCAGAAATTGATTCGCATCATCACGGCAAAGAGACCGATGTGAAGAAAAGTCATATGACGAGGGATAAAATCGATGTCTCTGTAAGCCTTATCAGCGCCGTTGATGCTGAGAGGCTAATGTCGTATTGAAGGTGAGAAATCTCAGTTTGATCTGGAAGAGGCGAGGGAGAGGGTCCCTTAAGGATAGGGAAAAGGTCATCTTGAATGATTTATCTTTGGATTTTCCCGGTACGTGTGTCTGATTGTAAGACATAAAATGACCCAATCTCATTTGCTTTGAGTAGCCGGTGAAGTTTCAACGATTTTGGGACCTTCTGGAGCCGGAAAGGTAAATGCTTTTGATATCAAGAATCGAGTGGTCACTGATAGGATAGCATCGCAGTCAACACTCTTACAGCTCGTCGCCGGAAGGAAACTCAATCCAGGTCCCCTTTCACACTTTACGACCTTGGGTACCCTTCTCTTTGCAAATCAGCCTACTTCTCGTACCACTCAATCCAATGTTGCTTTCGTTGAGCAAGATGATGACTGGCATCTACCTTCACTCACTGTTCGCGAAACCCTCACCTACGCTGCTATATTACGACTTCCGGTTAAGATGCCCAAGAAGCAGAAGATTGCGAGGGCGGAGACAGTGTTGAGAATGCTGGGACTTAAGGATTGTGCGGACCTTCCGGTTGGTGGGGCTTTGTTGAAAGGCATCAGTGGCGGTGAAAAAAGAAGACTGAGTCTGGCTGTACAAAGTAAGTTGGTTGTTACGAATAGTCCGCTTTCAATGGCTTATGCTATCATAATCTTCAGTGATCAATGATCCTGCGGTCTTAGTGGTTGACGAGCCGTGTGTTTTCTATGTTTCAAATCTGCCATAGAGCTGACTTAGAGCTGACTTATTGGTTATCAGAACTTCTGGACTCGACGCAAGTATTGCACTTGGGGTCATGCACGTTTTGCGCGATATTGCGGCCACTGGACGGACGGTGATAGGTACGGTCGCGTCTTTATATGAATGTATCAGAAGCTAAAATAGAACAAAGCTACTATTCATCAGCCCCGCAGTGACATTTGGAAGCTTATTGACAACGTCACTTTGTTGGCAAAGGGGGGTACCATAGCTGTGAGCAACTGTCATTCCAAGATGCCCACTGGGCTCTAGCTGATAATACCTTTGACAGTATACAGGAAAACGTTCGGATGCCGTCCAATACCTTACTTCCATCAATCACGCCATGCCTTCTGAATTTTTCAACCCCGCCGATCATCTTTTGGATCTTGTCTCTATAGACCCTCGAGTCTCCTACCATGACCAGTCATTAACTCGAGTCAATGGCCTTACATCTCAATGGCGAATCAAATCAGCTGGGCATGAAAGCGGAAATGAACAAGAAAGGAATGGCCCAGACTCTGCAATTATCAAGTGCGGAGAAGGGACTACCCCGATGAGGATAGCGTTGCCTGTCGTACTAGAGAGACACTGGAAAAATTTATGGAGGCGCAAGGACGTGTTTTTCAATAGACTAGTGCAGACCCCTTTATTGGGAGCATTGTTTATTTTATTCTTCCAAAGACTTACTCATGGACCAGCAGGTTCGTTCTTCTGAGCTTTTACATCCCATATATGGTTCCTTCCCTAAAAAAGATTCTACCACAGGTGCTCAAGATCGAATCGGTGTCACAATTGAGTCAACTTCAGCAATCGCTTTCGTCGGTCTTCTCAATGCCATGTCAATATTCCCTGCCGAAAAGAATCTTTACCTTCACGAGGCTAAGTCTTCTGCTCGGTACTCACCTGCCACTTTTGTGATTACTTATTCTTTGGTCGAGGTTGGATTCGAGTTGCTAGGTGCATTCGGCTACGGTGCTATTGTGAGTACATATTTCCTGTTGAACAAATCTTGAGCTAACATGAATCGAGATGAACGTCGCTATAGGTATGCAGACTTCAGCGAGAATATATTTCGAGTACTCTATATCGATCTGGGCTATGGTCAATATGGGCGAAAGTTTTGCGATGATCTTCGGCAGTTGGATTCAGACGGAAGGCTTGACCGTAACGTGAGCATTTCAACTGGACTGAGAATGTGTCATTGAAGACTTATCTTGGATCGCCATTTAATCAGCATCGTTTCCACTATCCTCTCACTTATAGGACAAGTCAGTGGTGTCATATCGCTGTCTGTGCCTGCTTGGTTAGCAGCCGTAAGTTATCAACATAGGACGATATTGTACATGACCTGATTATGTTGTTCGTAGATTGCCTGGGGTACATGTGTGAAACGTGAGTCGCAATGAGGCAAACTGAATTATATAACCTGAGGTATTGGTTGCGTAGCTGCTACGAGAGTTCAAATTATCAACGAGGCTGTCGGTTTGGTATTCCACTGCACCACCGAGGAAATCTCATCAGGAGCATGCGTGGCACAAAGTGGCGAGCAACTGTAAGCTAAATTGGCCAAATTACTGCATGTATCGCTGATTGTTCATCAGGCTTGCATTATTCAACTGGCATGATCTTGATACGGCTAAGTTTATGGGAATCATGATTGCCATTTGTATTGGGTGGAGGATCATGGCCTGGGCATCATTAGCGGCAAGAGTTGGGGGAATTAAGTAGTAGTAGGTTCATCTTGTACGGATTTGTATTTCCGGACTGCCTTTAAACATCGCCAATTATCCACCTATTTTTTTATAATGTTGAATTTGGTAGAAGGTTTGCTCGAATACATATTGGCTATTTACCATAACATTTACCATTACTATACTGTCCGGTACACATACATCGCGCATCGCAAGGTATTATAAGTCCGTTTGCTTCTTCCATTAATAATTCTGGTTTTTGAAAACACTGTCCATTCATTACCACGTAAGCTCCCAAGCAGAATTAAGGTCCTCAACGAGCCTTGTGATTTTAATTCTGCCAACATCTTCGTCAAACTCAATCTGGCTATCGTTGATCTTGCTACCATTGAAGGTGACTTCGGAAGGTTTAATCCAAACACCAACAATAGTAATAGTCTTGAGTTTGCCAGCAATGCTGTAGCTACCATTAGCTGTGGAAGAGAGTTTACAGGAATCGGTGGAAGTGAATGTGAGGCAAGTCTGCTCGGTAACTGTAGGCAGTACAACAGCTTTAACTGCGGAGTGTCCAGACAAAAGGAGGAAACCTACCAGGCAAACTTTCACCATCATCAATTTTGGCATCACCTTCTGCGTAACCTTTGCCATCAAGTACGACCAAAATAGCATAACCACTATCTTTTGTCTCCTTCACAGTATAACCGGGCTCGTCGTAGAGCAACAAAGCACTGCCACTCCTGACGTGCACACCTATGTTTCCCAGAGGCAAATCGAGAGTAACATCTTCGCCAGAAGAAGTGTCCAGTTTACAGTGAGTCCACCAGTCAACCCAGAAAACATCATGAGCGGTGGGGAATTGACCAACCACAGTTGACTCGTTAGGTTGAAGTACTGGGGTAACAAGTACAGAGGGACCAATGAGGAACTGGTAGTCGTTGTCAAGGTAGCTGGGGGAGGGGAACTCGTGGAAGAGGGGAATAACGGCAGGACTTTAGGAGGAAGGTTAGTTTCTTCGTGATCCAAGGGCAATTAAAACTTACGTTCCAGCATGAGAGGCCTTAGCGAATAGCGTGGACCAGTAGGGCAGCATCTGATATCTAGCCTTGATAGCCTTAATACTGGCATCACGGACAGAGTCCCACACGTAAGGCTCCTGGCTAATTGCGGACCTACGAAACCTAAATCAGTGACTCATCCTTCATCCCTAAATCAGATAGATAAACTTACTTGATGTTATGGTTCCTGAAAAATGGGAAGAAAGCACCAAGTTGCATCCATCGATTACAAAGCTCTTCATCCGTGTTGCCATTGAAGCCACAGACATCAGGGCCAACCATGGGCTACAAACACTCGTCAGCACTAGACACCAAATCAAAGAAAATTTGCCTCACAATACCGAACAAGTTGAACTGTAAGACACCTTGAATAGACCTCTTCATGTAGGCACTGAGGCAATTAGGTAAGCAAAAAATTCAAGAATGATGATCGCAAACTCACAAAGTGGAGAAGTTGTCACCGAGCCAATGAGCGGTCTTTCGACCCTGTTTTGAGTTTTAGCTCGTCCAAAGTACGCATCCAAAATATGTACTCACACTGCCAGAAAAGGTAGATCGAGAGACCAGGAATGGCCTCTTCCCAGGCCTTAAGTCCAAGAACATGTTGTTTGTagcctcctcttccatgAAACCCCAAAGATTATGAACATTGTACTCTTGAAGACCGCCATAGTGGGTAGCATTGGGGCTGACTGTCTTGGCGGATAATCTTCCGTTACCGTTGTTGATAGGATAGGGAGGGACGTCAACATAAGGAATGGTGAGAACATCGTCTCCACGAACGAGGTTGGAACGACGGAGAGCGGTGTTCTTGGTGGCATTGCCATCTGCACCGTAAGTGAGGGCGCCATCCACAGTCTGAATGCTCTCAGCGAAAATCTTCTTTGGTGGGTGGCATGACAACTTACGACGTTACCGCTAATTCCAGTCACATTAGAATAACCTTCAGGCCAGCTGGTAGGGAACGGGACGGTAGAGTAGTCGGCTGCCCGCCTATGATTAGCCTCTCTTCGCCTACATCTGGATCGCCAAAACACATACGTGGGACGACCGTGGTGTTCTCCAAAGACATAGTAGAGTTACTGGCAGAACCGTCAACGAAAGATGATGGTTCATTCATCTATTGAGAGGTCAGCAAAACTAGTCGAATCGGTCGGTATTACAATGATTAGAACCTACATCAAGCCAGATACCGTCAAAATCGACAATCTGGGAGAGGTTGTAGAATGCTTCTGTCCAGATCTCCTGCATCTTGGGATGGAACCAGTCTGTTATAGCCTATTAGCTAAGACTCATAGATAAAATATGTAGAGATATACCTGGGAAGACGGCGAAAGTGGGCCAGACAGCACCGACGTACTCAGTACCATCAGGATTCCTCATCCAAACTCCAAGCTCGTGACCCTTGTCATATACATCAAACTGTCATAGAGCAGTTTTTATCAGTACTTTACACTTTCACGAAGCTGCGATTGGTAGGAACCTACCCTATCCGTAGCATTGAGCGGATGACCGATAGCCGCGTCGATTATGGGAATCTGTGAGATATTAGTTAACACCACAATCTGATACTTGCCATTGAGCGGAACTTACGTAGTGCTGGTTGCGAGAGTGAAGAGTCTCCACTAAGTTTCGGTAATCGGCCTCATCATAGTTCTGGTCAAATTGGAATTCTCTGTAACCTTTGTATCAGATTAGCCAAAAAACATAATTGGAAATTATTGGCTACTCACTCCTCATCCCTACCAACCAAAATCGGATGTTTAGAAAAGGAGAAATCAGAGCATTATTAGTTATGAGGGAAGAGGAACGGCCCGAGCATGTCAGTTTATGTTCAAGCGTATTTGACTTTATACGAATATCATGACGTACAGTCAATGTCATTCCATTGTCTATGCATCTTGATGTCAGCTTGCATGCCTTGATCGGCGGAGAATCAAAAATACTTACGTCTCCAAAGGAATTCCAGCATCTCTCATCCTATTGACAACCGAGAGGGTCTCGTTGGCAGAAGTGTAACCCCATCGACAAAGATGGAACCCAAAGGACCATTCAGGCATGGGTTGTGGAAGGCCGATGGTGGATACGTATTGTTCGGTTACATCGTTAGGGCTGGGACCGGAGACGAAGTCTGATAGAATGATTAGTCACGACATACATGAAGACGAGAAAAGCGATGCCTACAGAGGTCGAGTGTACCGCCAATGACTCGGTATTGAATAGCACCATCTCGGAGAATAACGTCCATACCATTCGAACTGTGAATATATGAGCATTTTCCAATTTTCTCCAGAGAACTGGCCTACTTTCGAAGGAATACACCATGTGAAGCAAGGATGCAGGAGGTTTCGTTGTACCTCACTTCCATGTAAAAGGGATGAGTACCGTCTGCGAAACATGTTAGTAAATTCAGAACAAATAATCACTGAGACGCTGACAGAGGTTTTCATCGACAGGGTCAGCGATACTGAGGAATTATGTGGTAAGTTATCATCGTTGCAGTCCCTCCACATTTACTTACTCTCTTGCCCACATAGTCTGCACGGTGGAGCTCGAGTTTCTGCGGTAGCCACTTCCAGACTGTAAAATCGTCAGTAATTCAAATAGATCAGATATCAATATAGATACTTACAACAGCTTCTCCCAAGCCGTAGATGTTCGCTTCGACTGGCAATTTGGAGCTCAACTGCAGATATTGATCCTCAAAGACGAGCGGATGGGCAGGCATGACCGTGTAGTTGCTAGGAGTGCCCAAGATGTCTGAAGGGTCTTCATGAATGGGGATACCGTCCTTTCTGGTATCAAATAAGACCTCGCCATCTGACTTCCGAGTGACCCAGAAAGCAAAAGGACTGTTctcgtagtcgaacttAAGATCCGATTTGTCGGCACTATCTGTCCCAAAGAGGGTTCGTTTCGGGCGAGGTAAGATGCTGTCATCAATCTGAAATTGTTTGACAGGAGTGTCATAGATGTGGACATGCAGTCGTGATGAAGTCTCATACTCAACGGAAAGGGTAAGAGATGAAATGTCTTTGCCATACGCGGAACAGTAAGTGATCAAGTCGAGCTGAGCAGAAATACCGCCTGTGGATGTTCGCGTGATGGAATCAGAATTAATGGCGTAGCCTGGAAACGTAGTCAGCTGCAAGGTATCGGTGAGTACATGGTATGGCTGCTTACCCTTGCACTGTGTGACATCACCCGAGAAGTCAGGTTGCTGACTAGCGACGGCCCAGCTGCTGTAATCTCGGGGTTGAAAGGACTCAAGGGTAGCAGGCCTGTATGCAGGAGTGGCTCCTGCCAATATGGGGAGAAGGAACGTGAAGACTTGTAATAAAAGAGCCATAGCAAATGTGAGGGACGAGAAAGGAAGGGTTTGGGAGGGCTCTGCATAGTCTCTTAAATGGCGGCAATGATGCGTTACCACTCCCTAATCTCTTGAACCGGCAATCTTTCCCGTCTGCATAAGTCGTTCCGTGAAATTTATCTCAACTCTGATCACAAGTTCGGCTAGAGCATACCAGGCACCAAATTACTCCCATGTATTCACTTGCCTTGGTGGTCCCGCATCTTTACGACTATGGGATACGGGGCTCAGCGGATATGACGATGCTATATCGAATGCGACATAGTTGCCATGTGGATGGCGGGAAAAGGGTACACCGAAGCAGCGGATACCAGTGGCTGCATATTTATTCCCTAGATATAAGAAAGGGATAGATGCTTGATAACGGTGAAGCTTATCCGGGCTGTCAAAGTCAGGTGGTGATCAAAAATACTCGTTCGACTCCTGCTGACTCCCTGAAGGCGGAAATCCCACACATTCCTTGAAGTCGATGAGGGCTAAACAATTTACAGACGTCGAGAGCATGCGCAGGCTAAAAGTGGAAGCCGGCAAGGGAAAGGAGGGGGCAGAGGACATGAGGTTTAGTGTCGACAAGTCACGCTAAAGACCGAAGGAATGAGGAAAGAAATGCTGAAAAATGATGACGTCTTCTGGAAAGTGAACCTGAAACAGACCCGCAATGCAAGCTATATTACAATAGTCCAGGCACGCCCTTCGGCATCTTTTGTaacttcttcatcatccttttATGATCACTTTTGACTTTAGCACATGTGGTCAAACTGGGAATACAAAAGATGGTGGCTGATAATCAATGACTCGGGGAAAACATAGTAGAAAGTAAGGCTGCCTGCAATCAGTGAAGCAACAAACAGAACTGAGGGTCAAGCCACGCAGTCAAAAGGAGATGGAACTAAAAAGTATGCGTTCGCGTGGGAATATAAATATGCTGTGCGAACAGCAGTCAGCAGTTATCTCAGGACATAGTACCTAATACTACCTCGGTCGGCATTTGGCCCGCGGTAGATGGTGAAGTTAGTGAAGTTTACGATGACAACATTTGCCGCGAACGAGTCATGACGACGATGATTTACTTTACGTGAAGGTAACGTCGTCGGAGACCGGTCAATATCCCTTGAGGGGTCTGTATCGAGCCTATCATTTATCCGCAACCTACCATTGCTGGTTATCAGGTTGGGGGAAAGTCATCATATCAGGAACACTAGCAATAAAGGAACTTTCGCATAGGATACTTTGAGTAAGCTCGTCAGCGGTCACTTAATAGTAATACTCCATCGATGGTCATGTGGGCATTGTGTATCCTTATATCGCATGTAATGCAGCAGGAAACTGAAACGACTGAAAGTGTACATGCGTATCGAGTTAAAAAAGTCTATCGAGAAAATAGAGGAAACAAATAGCCCTGAATTTTTCAACATGTTCCCGGCAAGCCATCACCATTACTCGTCATCATGGACCAATCTACTCGCTatcctcgtcctcgtcctGCTCCTCACGCAAAGCCTTCTCCACTTCTGACCTCTTTTGCTCTCTGATCTTCCTCTGCAATCTCATCCAATTGCCAACGGGAGTCACTTCAGGTCCTTGTCCCTCCAGGAACCTGTCAACTTCCGCCCTATCCCTAGGAGCAAAAGAGACGTTTCGACGTTTGTTTTCGATGAACGTTCGGGTAGCCTCGAGTTTCTCAACTAGGACTTTGAGGGAAGAGACAACCTTGGCAGAACCAGCAGACCCCTTCTTGATGTGTTTCTTGATGGTCAAGATAACAGGCAAAACCATCTCGGGGAAGGCAATTTGTGTTGAGACAGCGGCATGGTATTCTCCCAAAAGGAACACTAACTCTTCACCCAAACCTTCCTGGAAGACTCGAGTCTTGGGATAAGCCGCAGGGGCACGGATGATGTACTCAAAGTCAAGAGGCTTGATAGTGCCTTTCTTGGGGTTGGCGCGTCTGAACTCGGTAGAATCGAGGATCtcgagaaggaagggagCGAGGGGAATATAAGTGCCGGTGCGGCTGACGATACGAAGGAGAGAGTGAAGGATGTGGAATCGGAGAGGGAAGTATCGCGAAGAAGGAAGTAGTCTATAATTCTTTGTTAACTATCGACTCACACGTTACTGCGCTTTTGAGACTTACCGAACAGCACCTAAAGCGATCTGAACAAGAGGATAGACCAAAGGCTTCAAAGGGCTTTCCAATCCAGCGTTCGCCTTTTGATTTTCCACGCTCGCCGCACCAGCCAAAACCTGACTCCAAAAATCGATACAGTGGACATATTGCCAGTTGTAAACTGCCTTAAAGGCCTGTTGGTTGTCACCTGCCTTGCCGGTGGTACTTGATCGCACAACATTACGCAGATGCACCGCAAGCATACGGATGAAACCGAAGGCATGCTGGTaagaaagagaaggagcGAGTTGATAAAGCTCCGAAGCAGTGTTCTTCATGAGGTtgagagaaggaagggtATGCGGAGTGGTATTACGGAGCGGGGGAAGAAGCGATCGGTAGATGTTCTGGAAGCTCATCAGTCGCAAAGTCTAGAACAATACGACATAATATAACTCACTCGCAAACAAAGATCCTTGACCGCATCATCTCCAGCGACGAACAACTTTCTTACAGCCAAGAAGGAAGCGATTCTAACATCATCACCAGCCGAACTCCAGAGATCCAAGAGTACCTTGAGGTATGCCCTCAAATGCTTCCTTGCACTAAGGACCCAGGGGATTAACTTTGTACTTTCGCCAACCGCCGTCAACAACAATCCACTGGCACCTTCGTCCTTCTTGGAAGCAACACTAGATGGGGCCGTGGGGAGTGATTTGATGAGGTGCAGCAGAGTAGAGAAGTGAGAAAGGATAAGTCGGTTCAGGGTTTGGTTAGTTTTCTTGGGCGGTTGGAGCTTGACTTTGCCCTGAGGCAAAGTCTTATATGGGAA is a window from the Cryptococcus gattii WM276 chromosome L, complete sequence genome containing:
- a CDS encoding ABC transporter protein, putative (Similar to SGTC gene model, INSD accession EAL17863.1~This gene appears to have duplicated and diverged from the preceding gene CGB_L1350W), whose protein sequence is MTRDKIDVSVRNLSLIWKRRGRGSLKDREKVILNDLSLDFPAGEVSTILGPSGAGKVNAFDIKNRVVTDRIASQSTLLQLVAGRKLNPGPLSHFTTLGTLLFANQPTSRTTQSNVAFVEQDDDWHLPSLTVRETLTYAAILRLPVKMPKKQKIARAETVLRMLGLKDCADLPVGGALLKGISGGEKRRLSLAVQMINDPAVLVVDEPTSGLDASIALGVMHVLRDIAATGRTVIATIHQPRSDIWKLIDNVTLLAKGGTIAYTGKRSDAVQYLTSINHAMPSEFFNPADHLLDLVSIDPRVSYHDQSLTRVNGLTSQWRIKSAGHESGNEQERNGPDSAIIKCGEGTTPMRIALPVVLERHWKNLWRRKDVFFNRLVQTPLLGALFILFFQRLTHGPAGAQDRIGVTIESTSAIAFVGLLNAMSIFPAEKNLYLHEAKSSARYSPATFVITYSLVEVGFELLGAFGYGAIMNVAIGMQTSARIYFEYSISIWAMVNMGESFAMIFGSWIQTEGLTVTIVSTILSLIGQVSGVISLSVPAWLAAIAWGTCVKPATRVQIINEAVGLVFHCTTEEISSGACVAQSGEQLLALFNWHDLDTAKFMGIMIAICIGWRIMAWASLAARVGGIK
- a CDS encoding alpha-glucosidase precursor, putative (Similar to TIGR gene model, INSD accession AAW45012.1), producing the protein MALLLQVFTFLLPILAGATPAYRPATLESFQPRDYSSWAVASQQPDFSGDVTQCKGYAINSDSITRTSTGGISAQLDLITYCSAYGKDISSLTLSVEYETSSRLHVHIYDTPVKQFQIDDSILPRPKRTLFGTDSADKSDLKFDYENSPFAFWVTRKSDGEVLFDTRKDGIPIHEDPSDILGTPSNYTVMPAHPLVFEDQYLQLSSKLPVEANIYGLGEAVSGSGYRRNSSSTVQTMWARDIADPVDENLYGTHPFYMEVRYNETSCILASHGVFLRNSNGMDVILRDGAIQYRVIGGTLDLYFVSGPSPNDVTEQYVSTIGLPQPMPEWSFGFHLCRWGYTSANETLSVVNRMRDAGIPLETQWNDIDWMRSYREFQFDQNYDEADYRNLVETLHSRNQHYIPIIDAAIGHPLNATDRFDVYDKGHELGVWMRNPDGTEYVGAVWPTFAVFPDWFHPKMQEIWTEAFYNLSQIVDFDGIWLDMNEPSSFVDGSASNSTMSLENTTVVPPDYSTVPFPTSWPEGYSNVTGISGNVTVDGALTYGADGNATKNTALRRSNLVRGDDVLTIPYVDVPPYPINNGNGRLSAKTVSPNATHYGGLQEYNVHNLWGFMEEEATNNMFLDLRPGKRPFLVSRSTFSGSGRKTAHWLGDNFSTFAYMKRSIQGVLQFNLFGIPMVGPDVCGFNGNTDEELCNRWMQLGAFFPFFRNHNIKSAISQEPYVWDSVRDASIKAIKARYQMLPYWSTLFAKASHAGTPAVIPLFHEFPSPSYLDNDYQFLIGPSVLVTPVLQPNESTVVGQFPTAHDVFWVDWWTHCKLDTSSGEDVTLDLPLGNIGVHVRSGSALLLYDEPGYTVKETKDSGYAILVVLDGKGYAEGDAKIDDGESLPVTEQTCLTFTSTDSCKLSSTANGSYSIAGKLKTITIVGVWIKPSEVTFNGSKINDSQIEFDEDVGRIKITRLVEDLNSAWELTW
- a CDS encoding Noc2p (Similar to TIGR gene model, INSD accession AAW45013.1; Protein that forms a nucleolar complexes that mediate intranuclear transport of ribosomal precursors) — protein: MGKSTKAFKKFASSGKLKDTIQKRRQHQQAKRKSDDRKTQRSKQRGAAHDSDDDIEDEGSEGEDEEDEKEAKRIGKPNAGGKAGGVAKTVEELFGAGGLDVEGGEESELEELGSEDEDEVDDEEDDGEEDPLDEEAMKKAMKDLAKNDPEFFKYLKENDEDLLDFGQSSKASKGKGKQDEDEEDDEDEEMESDEEGLGEDEEEDEAERKRITVTLKMLRQWQEGMLRQHSIRSLRKTLIAFRAAAHMNEEDGDQGSGLDTKYIIDSAQVFNKIVVTALKFTPVVIAHHFPYKTLPQGKVKLQPPKKTNQTLNRLILSHFSTLLHLIKSLPTAPSSVASKKDEGASGLLLTAVGESTKLIPWVLSARKHLRAYLKVLLDLWSSAGDDVRIASFLAVRKLFVAGDDAVKDLCLRNIYRSLLPPLRNTTPHTLPSLNLMKNTASELYQLAPSLSYQHAFGFIRMLAVHLRNVVRSSTTGKAGDNQQAFKAVYNWQYVHCIDFWSQVLAGAASVENQKANAGLESPLKPLVYPLVQIALGAVRLLPSSRYFPLRFHILHSLLRIVSRTGTYIPLAPFLLEILDSTEFRRANPKKGTIKPLDFEYIIRAPAAYPKTRVFQEGLGEELVFLLGEYHAAVSTQIAFPEMVLPVILTIKKHIKKGSAGSAKVVSSLKVLVEKLEATRTFIENKRRNVSFAPRDRAEVDRFLEGQGPEVTPVGNWMRLQRKIREQKRSEVEKALREEQDEDEDSE